CGCACGTGGACCGCCGATCGGGGCCGGAAAGCGATCGCCACGGCGAGGAGCTCGGGCGGCCCGATCGAGCTTTTGGCCGAGTCGGGCGACTATCTCAAGACGTTCCGGATCGACTACCGGGGCGGCGAGCGGTATCCACGGCTCGTCCGCGACCCGTCGAAGCCGGACTACCTGACGCGGGTCCTGAGCCCGAGGACGAAACCCCGCTAGGCCGGGTCCTGGACGCGGCGGGTTCTCAATCCTTGCCCGCGAGCCAGGCGTCGAAGGCCTTGAAGTCGTAATCCCGCTTCAGGAAGCCCTTCACCAATTCCCTCGCCGGCATCGACCCGCCCGGGGCGAGCACGGTGTCGCGGTACTGCGAAGCGACCGTCGGATCCAGCAGGTTTTCCCGGTCGAACCGGCTGAACATGTCCTTCGCGATGACCAGCGACCAGAGGTACGTGTAGTAGACGGCGGAGTAGCCGTCCAGGTGCCCGAACGACGTCTGCATGTGGGTGTTCTCCATGCGGGGCACCGGCGTGAACTTGGGCTCGAGGTCGGCGACGACCGCATCGGTGTTCACGTGGTCGGGCTTCGCGTTGTAGATGCCGAGGGAGATCGCCGAGTAGTAGGCCTGCGTGGCGGTGTTGAGGGCGCGGCCGAACTGGTCCGCCCTCCTCATCTTCTCCACCAGGGCCACCGGGATCGGCTGATCCGTTTGGTAGTGCCGGGCGAAGGTTTGAAGCACCTTCGGGTCCCAGGCCCACTCCTCGAGCATTTGAGACGGCGCCTCGACGAAGTCACGCTGCACCGCCGTCCCCGCGATCGGCTCCCACCGGCCCTGGCCGCCCAGGATCGCGTGCACGAGATGGCCGAATTCGTGGAGGAACGTCTCGACGTCCGAGTGCTCCATCAGTCCCGGATCGCCCGGCTTTCCGCCCGGGAAATTGCAGACGAGCGCGTGCTCCGGCACCTGGACGCCGGCTACGCCCTGGCGGATCGTGAATTTCGCCGCGTGGTTGAACTTTCCGGGGCGCGGGTGGAGGTCGAGAAAGAAGCGGCCGAGCAGCTTCGGGCCGTCGAACACCTCGTACGCCTCGACGCTCGAATCCCAGACGGCGGCGTTCTCCATCCGCTTGTACGTGAGGCCGAAGATCTTCGAGGTCACGTCGAGCACGCCCTGCTTCACCAGGTCGAAGCGGAAGTAGGCGCGCGCTTCCTGCGGATCGAAATCGTAGTCCCGCTTCCGGATCAGGCGGCCGTAGTAGGACATCTCCCACTTGTCCACCTGGGTCGCGGCGGGATTGTCCTCGCGCTTCCGCTTCAGGTAGAGCGCGTACTCCTCCTGGGCGCGGCGGAACGTCGTGCTCCGAAGCCGTTGGATGAAGTCGGACGCGTTCTTCGAGGACCCGATCATCTTGTCCACGGTCACGTAGTCCGCCCACGTCGGATAGCCCAGAATCCGGGCCAGCCGGTAGCGCTTGGCGATCAGCGAGTCGAGCACCGCGATGTTCGCCGGATAGGCTCGGTTCAGGTCCTCGTACATGAGCCGGCGCCGGACGTCGCTGTTCTGCGCGTACCGGATGACGGGGAAGTAGTCGGGGTTCTCGATGCTCAGCGTGATCTTCCCGTCCGGCCCGGGGGGATGGGACCGGATGAAGTCCTCGGGGAGGCCCGCCAGATCCTCGACTCGGTCGACCTGGATCGTTCGGGAATCGGTCCGGATGTTCCGGCTGAAGTCCTGCCCGGTCTTGGTCAACTCTTCCAGAAGGGTCGAGATCGTCTTTCGGGTGGCCTCGTCCTTGTCCACGCCCGCGAGGCGGAAGTCCTGAAGCGTCCGGAAGAGGAAGTACCGCGTGGCGGCGTCCTCCTTCTTCGCGTCGACCTCGACCAAGGCGTCATAGACCGGCCGGTTCAGGCTGAGGTCGTCGATGAACTTGCTCGCGCGCTGGGTCAGCTCTTCGGACCGGGCGCGAAACGTCGAATCGGGATGGACCGATTCCATGAGGTGCGACCCGTACGCCGCGTTCTCCGCGTGGGTCATGACCGCGTTGTAGGGGACGAGCGTGTTCTCGATCGTCCGCTTTCCCTGTACCGCCAGCATCGCGCTGAGCGCGTCCCGGGCGGCTTGGAGCTCGGCCTCCGCGCTCACCTGGAATGTCGCCACGTCGGGGGCGCCGGTGAAGAAGGGCGCGGGCGCCGCGGCCGGCATCTCTTCGGCGGCTACCGCGGCGCGGGCGGCGGGGGGCGACAGCGCGATCAGCAGCGCGAAGGCAAGCATCGGATGGGCTTTGGCGACTCGGCACGAGTTCAGTAGGGTCACGATTCCTCCAGGCAGGATGGCGGGCTCCATGTAGTCGGCGGGGATTCTACACGAGCCTCTTCCCCAGCCTGTACTGCGACTTGACGACCTCGTATCCCCGAGACTTGTAGAACTCGTGGGCCTTGGTGCGGATGACGTTGGTTCGGACGCGCACGACCTCGTACCCGCGCTCTCTCGCCCATGCTTCCGCCGAGGCCATGAGCGCCGATCCGACGCCCCGTCCGCGGGCCGTTTCGTCCACGACGAGGCCGCCGATCTCCGCGCCGGGGTCCGACTCGAGATGCCGGGTTCCGTAGACGTGGATCCACCCGAGAACCGTCCCGTCTCGACCCTCGGCGATCAGAGCGCGCGCATCGGGAGATTCCTCCAGCGCGCGGAATCGGCGCTCGATCTGGGCGGCGGTCGACGGGTAGCCGAGCTGCGTCGCGAGGTGGGCGACCGCGGCGGCGTCCTCGACCTTCATCGGTCGCACCGGAATTTGGGGCGGGCTCACGGGAAGACCGGGCGACGCGGAGCGCCGCGAACCGCCAGCGCCCCGCGCCGACACCGGAACGGCGCTCCCTAGAAGAAGATTCCGAACGTAACGGGGATGATCTGGGTCTTGAGGTCCTTCGTGACGGCCGTGCTGAACCCCTGATCGGTGTAGACATTCTCGATCTTGCCTTCCACGAACCCGTTCAACCCCATCAGCCCGAATTGCACGCCGGCGCCCGCGTCGATGCCGAACTTGGTCACGGAGCCCGGTTTCGGAGCGCCCGCCGCGTCGAACGTGGTCTTCATGTTGAACGCGCCGAGCCCGGCCGTGATGTAGGGCCTCACCGGCCCCGGGAACGGCAGCGTGTACGTGATGTTGCCGAGGCCCGAGATGATCTTGCTCGCGCCGTCGGAGCCGACCGTTGCGGGGTCGAGCTTGAAGTGCTTGTAGGAGCCGATCGCCCGGAGGTCGAACGGCAGGCCGGGAGGATTGAACTTGGCGATCACCGATCCGTGCCAACCGCTCTTCAGAGCGTCGCCCGCGTCTCCGACCGGGACGCTGACGCCGCCGCCCACGCCGATCTGGAACGGCTTCTGAATCGCCGACGCCGTGGCCGACCAACCCGCCACCGCAACGGCGATGGCAACGGCTGAGACCGTGGAGATTCGAATCCGCCTCATGCGATTCCTCCTGTGTTCGAGTAAGTGGACACCTGGGAAGGGGCCGTGTTTCAATGCGGCCACCATGCTACCCCGGACTCGATAGCGTGCCAAATTGAATCCTGCAAGCACCGCTCCCGGTCGCGATCGCCTCATCGTCTATACCGCGGCCTTCCTCCGCGCGCTCGCCACCGGGATGATCGCCGTCTTGATCGGCATCCATCTCGCCAAGCTCCGGTTCGACCCGGCTTCGATCGGGACGGTGGTGGCGGCCGGGCTGGCCGGCGCCACCGCGGCCGCGCTCCTCGTCACCGTCGCCGGCGATCGGATCGGACGGCGCCGTGCCCTTATAGGGCTGGGGATTCTAGGCGCGCTCGGCGGGCTGGCGGTCGCGCTCGCGGCGAAACCGTACATCGTGGGGCTCGCCGCGTTCTTCGGGATGTTGAACGGCATGGGCCGAGACCGCGGCGCCTCGATGATTCTGGATCAGGTCGTGCTCCCGGCAACGACCACCGACGACCGGCGAACCTATGCGTTCGCCTATTACAACATCGTGCAGGACATCGGGCACGCCCTCGGATCGCTGCTGGCGGGGCTACCGCTGCTCGTCCGGCGCTTCGTTCCCATGGCCGAGGGCGACTCGCTTCGCCTCGCGGTCGGCTTCTACGCGCTCCTCCTCCTCGCGACGGCGGTCCTGTACGCCGCGCTCTCGCCGCGCGTGGAGCCGGTGGCTCCGAAAGAAAAGGTGCGGATCTCGCCCGAGACCCGCCGGATCGTCACCCGGATCTCGGCCTTGTTCGCGCTCGACGGCCTGGGGGGCGGGTTCCTGACAACGGCGATGCTCTCGCTATTCTTCTACAGCCGGTTTCACGTGGACGAAGGCGTCGTGGGCGCGCTCTTCTTCGGGGCCAGGACGATGAACGCGCTTTCCCACATGGGCGCGGCGTGGCTCGCGCGCCGGATCGGCCTCGTGAACACGATGGTGTTCACGCACATCCCTTCGAGCCTCCTGCTCCTCACGGTTCCGCTCGCGCCGAGCTTTCTCGTGGCGGCGATCCTCTTCCTGATCCGGGAAGGGCTCGTGGAGATGGACGTTCCGACGCGACAGTCCTACGTGATGGCGGTCGTTCGGCCCGAGGAGCGGACGTTCGCGTCCGGCGTGACGCACATCGTGCGGTTGGGATCGTGGGCGGCCGCGCCCGCATTCGCGGGGCTCTTCATGCGGACCGCGTCACTCGCCGCGCCGCTCGTGATCGGCGCCGCGATGAAGATCACCTACGACGTGCTGCTCTTCTCCGCGTTCCGGTCGATCCGGCCTCCGGAGGAGGTCGCGGGATCCCCTTTGAGCGCGACGAAGTAATGGTTCTGGCACCAGGTCGAGAGGGGAACGGCGAGAACGGAGTCGAGCCCGTCCCACGCCTCGGCAAGCGCGCGCGACCGGCGCAGCGCGGCCGGCAGGCGGTGGCCGAAATTTCGAGGTAGAACCCCGTAGCGGCCGGCCTCGAGAAGGCGGAGCCCCGCGCCCGCGGTGAGCGACTCGATGTCGGACCGGGTAAACCGGAATTCGTGATGGTGCTTTCCTGGCACCCTCCGCGCCGCCCAGTCGATCCAGCTGGATCGGTTGGGGAAGTGGTAGCAGGCGAACACGCCGCCGGGCCGGAGCACGCGGGCGATCTCCGCCAGGCTCCCCGCCTCGCTCCCCCCGGTCTCGCGAACGTGCTCCAGGACCCCCACCGATGCGACCGCGTCGAACGAACCGTCGGCGTATGGGAGTTGGACCGGCTCGCGTTCGTCCCCGCGCAGGAATGGGTAATCGCGGTCCGGAAGCCAGCGGAGAAACGACCCGTCGAGAAGCGAATAGCCCGACGCGCGGTACCCGGAACGCTGAAGGTAATATGAGAAGTGCCCGTTGCCGGCGCCCCAGTCGAGCACCCGGGCCCCCTCGGGCACGTAGTTCCGGAAGAGACGGTAGAGCGGCAGATATTGGTACGCGCCCAGAAGGCTGCCGAACTGGAGCAGGGAATCGCCGGGATGCGCTTCCGCGCGCGAGTACAGCTCGAGGGCGATCGTCTCCGCCGGCGGCCGGTTCACGCGGCGGGCGACACCCCCAAGATGCGATCGCCTCCGTGCTCGAAGTAGGCGGCGACCGCTTCGCGGCGGCGCGACTCGGCCAGGCGGAGGAGATGGATGAACTCGGAATTCGTTCGGAGGGAATCCAGCCACGGATCCCGGGTCATGATGGCGGGCTGATAGAACCCTCGCTCGACGACGCGCCGCAGCGTCTCAAGCGCCTCGCCGGTCTCCTGAAAGTACGCGAACGTGCGCGCCATGAAATAGAGGCCCTCCGGATCGCGGAAGGAGGACCGCGCGACCTCCCGGAGCGAAGCCAGGGAGGCGTCACGATCTCCGGAGATCGCGGTGAGCTGCGATCCGAGGATCGAGTGCTCCACGTGGCTGCTCGACTTCGCCGCGCGGTAGATCCGGTCCACCTCCTCGAGATCCCCCTTCGCTCCGAAGGCGTAGGCGCTCAGGAAGAGGAGCCCTGGCTGCGAGCGTCCTTGCTCGGTGGCGATCGCGCGATCCAGGTCGCCCAGCATGAAATAGGTGTAGCCGACGCTCGTCTGCACGGACGGGTCGATCCGCTTCGCGTGTTCGGATGCCGCGACGGAGGGCTCGAGCAGCCCGCAATACCGGCAAGCCTGCACGAGGGCCGCGTAGAGCTCGGCGTCGTTGCTTCGCTGGCGTGCCCGGTCCAGGAGACGGACCATCGCCTCCTGGCACCGGCCCATCTCGACCTCGAGATACACGTAGAGGTTGTGGGCCATGGAGAGGTCGGGGTTGATCGAGAGGGCGCGGTGGAACGCGTCGCCCGCGCGGAGAAGATTCTCCTCCGAGTTGTCCCCCGTGTATTTGGAGAGCACGCGATACGTGCGGCCCAGCTGAGCCCAGGCCGGCGCGTAGTTCGGGTCCTCCTGAAGGCATTTGAGATAGAGATCCCGGGCGAGGGTCCACCCCTCCGGGCTCCGGCCGAGCTGGTTCGCGCGGAGGTAGAACTCGTACGCC
This portion of the Candidatus Eisenbacteria bacterium genome encodes:
- a CDS encoding Zn-dependent oligopeptidase, producing MTLLNSCRVAKAHPMLAFALLIALSPPAARAAVAAEEMPAAAPAPFFTGAPDVATFQVSAEAELQAARDALSAMLAVQGKRTIENTLVPYNAVMTHAENAAYGSHLMESVHPDSTFRARSEELTQRASKFIDDLSLNRPVYDALVEVDAKKEDAATRYFLFRTLQDFRLAGVDKDEATRKTISTLLEELTKTGQDFSRNIRTDSRTIQVDRVEDLAGLPEDFIRSHPPGPDGKITLSIENPDYFPVIRYAQNSDVRRRLMYEDLNRAYPANIAVLDSLIAKRYRLARILGYPTWADYVTVDKMIGSSKNASDFIQRLRSTTFRRAQEEYALYLKRKREDNPAATQVDKWEMSYYGRLIRKRDYDFDPQEARAYFRFDLVKQGVLDVTSKIFGLTYKRMENAAVWDSSVEAYEVFDGPKLLGRFFLDLHPRPGKFNHAAKFTIRQGVAGVQVPEHALVCNFPGGKPGDPGLMEHSDVETFLHEFGHLVHAILGGQGRWEPIAGTAVQRDFVEAPSQMLEEWAWDPKVLQTFARHYQTDQPIPVALVEKMRRADQFGRALNTATQAYYSAISLGIYNAKPDHVNTDAVVADLEPKFTPVPRMENTHMQTSFGHLDGYSAVYYTYLWSLVIAKDMFSRFDRENLLDPTVASQYRDTVLAPGGSMPARELVKGFLKRDYDFKAFDAWLAGKD
- a CDS encoding GNAT family N-acetyltransferase, with amino-acid sequence MKVEDAAAVAHLATQLGYPSTAAQIERRFRALEESPDARALIAEGRDGTVLGWIHVYGTRHLESDPGAEIGGLVVDETARGRGVGSALMASAEAWARERGYEVVRVRTNVIRTKAHEFYKSRGYEVVKSQYRLGKRLV
- a CDS encoding porin family protein: MRRSRPGAVLAGFNLARYRVRGSMVAALKHGPFPGVHLLEHRRNRMRRIRISTVSAVAIAVAVAGWSATASAIQKPFQIGVGGGVSVPVGDAGDALKSGWHGSVIAKFNPPGLPFDLRAIGSYKHFKLDPATVGSDGASKIISGLGNITYTLPFPGPVRPYITAGLGAFNMKTTFDAAGAPKPGSVTKFGIDAGAGVQFGLMGLNGFVEGKIENVYTDQGFSTAVTKDLKTQIIPVTFGIFF
- a CDS encoding MFS transporter; this translates as MNPASTAPGRDRLIVYTAAFLRALATGMIAVLIGIHLAKLRFDPASIGTVVAAGLAGATAAALLVTVAGDRIGRRRALIGLGILGALGGLAVALAAKPYIVGLAAFFGMLNGMGRDRGASMILDQVVLPATTTDDRRTYAFAYYNIVQDIGHALGSLLAGLPLLVRRFVPMAEGDSLRLAVGFYALLLLATAVLYAALSPRVEPVAPKEKVRISPETRRIVTRISALFALDGLGGGFLTTAMLSLFFYSRFHVDEGVVGALFFGARTMNALSHMGAAWLARRIGLVNTMVFTHIPSSLLLLTVPLAPSFLVAAILFLIREGLVEMDVPTRQSYVMAVVRPEERTFASGVTHIVRLGSWAAAPAFAGLFMRTASLAAPLVIGAAMKITYDVLLFSAFRSIRPPEEVAGSPLSATK
- a CDS encoding class I SAM-dependent methyltransferase, producing MAGFPPNEFRVHPSPPPGRVAPPRSGRRLLRARRRSHLGGVARRVNRPPAETIALELYSRAEAHPGDSLLQFGSLLGAYQYLPLYRLFRNYVPEGARVLDWGAGNGHFSYYLQRSGYRASGYSLLDGSFLRWLPDRDYPFLRGDEREPVQLPYADGSFDAVASVGVLEHVRETGGSEAGSLAEIARVLRPGGVFACYHFPNRSSWIDWAARRVPGKHHHEFRFTRSDIESLTAGAGLRLLEAGRYGVLPRNFGHRLPAALRRSRALAEAWDGLDSVLAVPLSTWCQNHYFVALKGDPATSSGGRIDRNAEKSSTS